In Apodemus sylvaticus chromosome 7, mApoSyl1.1, whole genome shotgun sequence, the sequence GAAAGGTTATGATAagtttctctctttgcttccaaGCTAGAGAAAATTCAAACATGTCTTTatgaattaatttttgttttgtttgagttgcTCAGATCTGTTGGGAAATCATCCACTGTCAGCATAGCCTTCATGCTTGCTTCAAAAGCTGTTTCTTTCCATTCCTGCTCAGCAGACAAAGAACGTGTCAGGCTCTCTATACTAATTTTTTCTCATTTGATGCATTCTCAGTATATTAGCCTAACAGAAATAACTTTAACTGGTAATAATTTCCAACTTCTGCATGGGAAAATTTATTCAGCGCTTCACTAAGTATGTTACCTTGAGGATAGAAGAATAAAGCCCATTTGTATGAGTTTACTAACTCAGTGAATGCTTGGTGGGACCAAGAGGAAATGAACTTTTTATTGTAGGCTCAGAAGATGCCCACATGTCTTGAGCACAGTGTCAGatctatatttcttatatatgagATTAATGTGTACAAAACTCAATTTCATATTATGGAAGGGTAGTTAAACACATTGGATAATTTGTGGCTATCTGGGGGAACATTTCTTTCCTACCCTATCTAGTTCCTTAATTGTTAGGGACTTGCCTTAAGTGTAACATACTTCTTATCTTACCCAGGCTCTCAGCCTACCTCTGGGAGGTAAAATGGTTTATTTGATGGGTGAATCTAGAGTGCTTATAGGGATAAAGGATGTAGTTTATTGGGCTTCTTAACTGACCTCCAGGGGACCAAACAAAATGGAGTGCTAATGATTGGATTAAGAATTGTCTTTAGTGTTTAGTTTCAAGACATGTTTTACTTTTCCTAGTTTGCAAAGCATTCATAGACTCAAAAATCAATGAGAGATTTTTGACATATTTAAAATCCCACTGTTAGAAGAATCAGATACTGGTTACTGGTTACCTAGATGCTATATAATAGGATTAGGAACTTGATGTTAAAGAATGTGATTCAATTATTtcaccttttaattttattttaaatatatagctgtttgcttgcatgcatatgtctgtgcaccatgtttggccctcagaggccagagagggcatcagatttccctGGGCCTGGAGTTATAGAGAGTTGCGGActgcatgtgggtgctgagaatcaaacctgggtcctccaaaagagcagccagtgctcttaaccactgggccatctctcccatTCTTGAGTCTTCCTGAGGCAGAGTTCAggttaaaagatttgttttgatttatttgtgGCACTTATTGTTAATTGCATGTATTTGACAGCACGCGAATAACACTGAAAGCGAGCAAGCTTACACTTTTATGATGTAATGTCATTGTACTGATTGAATGTGCTTCTCCTTTGACACTGACATTGAATGATGAATGTAATGGTTCGTTACACAAGAACCAAGAATTGGTTTTCATCACTTGTGTGACATTTTTTGCCTTCATGTCATATTCAAATTGCCTCGGCCCACGGAAGAAGTAGAAGAACCCTAGAAGCAGAGAGGCACGGTTAGTACCTTGCATAGTGTAAACTTCTCCCATGTATCTTAGTTTTATGAATATAGAATCAATACCattgtaaaggaaaaaaagatactGTCAAGTTGCAGAGACATAGTTTGCTTTCGCCTCACTCCATGGGAATCACTTAGGAAAATGCCAAGCCCAAGTGTCAAAGAGTCTCTGAGTGTGGTAGGCAGGCTCTGACTCTCAAGCTAGATTTCAACAAGACATTTCAGTGAGGCAAAAGGAAAGGCCCTCTGTGTCTGACTCACCACCTCATTTCTATAGATGTTCAACACATTCATCTATTTCAGGTTTGGGGTCTCTTTAGATATCATGGAGATAATCAATATGGTacccaaatatttaaaaaaattatcactatttgtgtgtgtgtgtggatttggtttttctccaTCTTGCTTTACATGAGAACCAGTGATTAAATTTAGGTCATCAGCATGTTCTACTGGCACCTTTACCCCGTGAACCATCTCACTGGTTCTGAAAGAATTGTTTTCAGACTATGAGTTATTTGATGGCCCAGGCCACTGTGTTTGAAAATCTATTATCTGACTTTGTGTATTAATTTGCCTAAGGTTCTGGGCTGAGGATGTAACTCAGTGGCAGAACATTTGCCACGTACAAGCACAGACTTCAGTTCCACTCTCAGCACAACTAAGAACTTCTAACTAAgcaaaacaccaaccaaccaaccaatcaatcaaaagGCTAATTGCTAAACAGTCTTTTAAAATCATAATACCACTGCCTCAGATACTTGAAACACATAGTTTTTTCATATATGAACTCCAAGCTATGTatcttaaattatatatatatctatatatctatatctatatctatctatatatatatatatatgcatgtgtctctATATATGCTTGGGGGTCATTACTCATCTTGTGAGTTTAGTTATCTTTCACATATTAGGGGCTATTTTAGGCCAGTGgtgattaaaattaattttggtaCTTTCTACATAGATTTGAAATAGCATCTCAGAGTCAGTTCAGCATTTCTTGGCTAAGTTTAAGAATGTCTACAGGGGCAACGCCTATTAACCAGTGCATGTACTTGAGAATGGAAACACTACACCAAAATCAAACATTTGCCCTTCGCCTTTGTGCTGTCCTTTTTTGTAGTCTCCCAAGAACCCACACGATGGAGGCACTGGCACTCACCGTTATGCTGGAAGACAGCATCCACACGGAGGGGAATTCCTGGGAAGCGCTTCATTATCCTCTGTGGGAATCCTCTGTCCATTGCTTGCGCCATCTCATCATACCTGTGTGCAAAGATTTCAAAGGCTTCTTTCTGCTTGATGTCTGTTTAGTGAGCTGCCCAGTTTAGAGGCAAGCAGCATTATGGGAACTGAGCAGGCCTGATAGAGAGAAACATCTAATAGGACCAATGATAAAAACATGGTAGAGATTATGttactgtagtgtgtgtgtgtgtgtgtgtgtgtgtgtgtatgtgtgtgtgtgtgtgtatgtgtatgtatgtgctcagATGCCACTGTACCCAACTTTGACATAGTTTTGGGAATTAATTTAGGTCATCACAATTGTACGGTACATGCTTTATTAACtgaaccacctccccagcctctACTTAACATCTCCTAACAACAAGAAAAATTACCAGTGGCCAAATATATACCTTTTGGGACAAGGACCAacgaaataatgaagaaaaaaggCCACAGTATCTGTCAGAGTAGTTCTTCCTGAAGAACTATTAAATTACCTTGTACCTCTTCTAGATTCTGACTGGCTATGTTTCTGCCATTGACAATTTGGTTGGTATCGGTatctttagtatttttttttattgtttttatttaagttGTACAGAATTTATTGGACTTTTCAACTATCTTAGTTTGATAAGTGTTATACAGTGGAGATTGCAGTCAACACAATCCACCGGGCAACTGCAGAtcggttttgttttgtctatgtTGGGGTAATATTGCCACGAATGATCCCTTCACTAATCAAACAACAGAGTTACCTCCAGCACCAGATGCCAACAAAAAAGAAGGTTTTCCTTGTATCTTGATCACAGACAGCTGCATCAATTTTCTTCACGCGTCTTGGAAACCCGAGTGTGTGGATGGATTTGGGGTAATTGGGCAAGACAGAATACCCTCTGATCACCCAAAAATTCTCATCTAGAGAGAGAAGGGGATATCTTCATAGGTCTTCTGCTCTGTGTCTTACAAGGAGGAATGTTTGAAAATAACAGGATGCTTAGTTCTTCTCCGCTCCCAGCCCAGTAATCTCACACCTCTATTGTGCTTTTTTcttgttctatttctttttatttgctaAATATAATAAGgctgttttggaaaaaaagaatGGACTTGTATAGTTTTAAGAAAAACTATATTTATGAATGGGTGTTccgtctgcatgtgtgtctgtgtatgactgGTGTCCACGTAGCCCGGAAGAGAGCATCAAATTCCCTGGCAGTACTGTTagcctcatgtgggtgctgggaattgaacccaggtcctctggaagagcagtcagtgctcttgactgctgaccAGCTCTCagattttatagtttttaatcaCAAAATTCCTTTTGGTGAATTCGGGGTGATAGAAATCATCACAGACATAGAGAGAAACCTATGTCATTGCCATTTATGAGTGGAACCTAAATTAGAGGAGAAACCCTATCACAAAACTCACGATTAAGATTGTATTTTACAGAGATACCCATTGTCCTTTAGAAGAGAGGAGGAATAGGAGCCATGACCGACAAATTTACCTTTAAAGACAAGGACCTCATCTCTGGGACTCTCATAGGCAGCTTGAGGACCAGCCGGCAGAGAAGGCCAGAAGGAATCAATAAACTCAAACTCAGCCCCAGCAATATCGGAGTACATCCTCCATAGGTGCCTGCGTCAGACACAAAAGGCTTCATAGATGGCGTCCTGGTGTCTGTGTCCATCAACATGTTTCAGTCTTAGGTGTGTGATTTGTAGTATGCCTGTTTGTGTGCCTGCATGTTCACATATGTGGGGAacacatgtgaatgcaggtgtgcttgtgtgtggaggCTACAGGTTGCTCTTGGGTGTTTTCTTTGATTGTTCTCTACTTTGTTCCTTGAGGAAGAGTCTCTTGCTGATGTACTGATACACGTCAGCACCTGGCTTTCTAGGTGGGGAGAAGACCTGAATTTTAGTATCTGCAGATTTCCAGGGTATAAATACATGGTTGAAACATGGAGAGTTTCAACCAGGTGTGAACTGATGTGAAAAATTCCCCCAAGTTTATCAATAGGATTCTGAAATCTGCTATAAATTGACTTTAATACACTCTTGGGATTAGTGTTCATCTGAccaagaagtcattaaaaatagACTTTATATCATACTCTCTGGTAATTTAAATCtgctttaagtattttattttgttttgttctgttttttttttgttttttgttttttgtttttttgagacagggtttctctgtgtagtcctggctgtcttggaattcactctgtagaccaggctggcctcgaactcagaaatctctagATTCCGCGTGTggggaataaaggcatgcaccactaccatcCAGCTAAATTTGcttcaaatatttaaaactaatttgCCAAACAAGTATGAGATGTGTGTATCtagttaaacatttaaatatcatgTGCATTGTAAAATGTGAACAGCATATATTCTCACAGAGACCAGGACCCCCTGTTTACCCCAAGttcctttgaaaagaaaaatctttaaaagaagttgGAGTGTCAAGGGAATAGGTTTACCTGCCTTTAAAGAACATGACTTCCCTGCGGAAGGTAGTGATAGCATCAAAAGTCAAGTTGGGGTCGCAGGCGTGGGGTTCAGGGTTTCCATTTGGCTTGGTGGGTACTTTAGGCGGACTTCCTTCAGTAAGAAATGAAAGATTATTCAGAAGGTACAGGAACTATGTCCTCATCAGGGTCTTGCCTAAGTACATGTTTGCTTCACAATAATATTTCAGGAAGCAACCCTCTCAATTTCCTCTCTGCAAAGCTTTCTCTTTAGTTATACATGCAGCTCCTCAATGCTACTCACCATAAATCGACTGGATCCCATCAATATCATCCTGAGAAAGCGGGTATTTGCTAGGATCCAGGGAGACATAATTGGGGAACATCAAGGCTGTTTGATCGTTGGAGTGGGAGAGCCCCAGAGAGTGACCAAATTCATGAGCAGCCACAAGAAACAAGTTGAACCCTTGATAAAGCAGAAAACATGACCATGAGTTGATGAAGAAACTTAACCCAGGAGGCAGATGGCTTGAGACCTCTTACTCAGAAATGAGTCGTAGTATTTAGCTGGCATGGCGGCACACAGTTTTATTTTCAGgattgaggaggcagagacaggcaggactctttgaattccagaccagcctggtctacacatgtgttccaggctagccaagtttacatggtgagatcctgtcttagaaACAAAACACATAGACGAACAAAAGAAATGGGTAGTATTATTTTAAGAAATGGAGCCCCCAGTTTGAGGGATGCTTGACTGTATGTGATCATCTTTATGTTCTTCTGTGATCCTCCTCCAACTGGACAATAAAGCCTTAGCTTCTTCCCTAGCTCCAAACAATCTAGCTATTACCCTTTTTCAGCTATAGATACCTTTGCACAGCCCTCTGGTCTTTCTTCCCAGCCTTGTGCTTTCTGTCATATGCTCTGAGCTAGCCATTTCAAAAGATTCTCATTTCTTATTGGTACTAAGTTCTTCCTCTACCTGTCTTtagacttccttttcttttcttttcttcttttgagacagcatctcatgtATCTCTGGTTGGCCTCAGATCCACTGTATAGGATGCTCTTCACCTCCTGATCCTTTAGCCTCAACCTCCCAGGTGGTGGAATTACAGGGGTGCACTACCACACTCAGGTTATTccatactggggattgaactcggagCCTTATGCATACCAGGAAAAACTCTTTCACCTGACCTTCATCTCCAGCCCAGTGGATTCATTTCCCTGCTCAGTCCTGCTCTGTACAGCTCTCTTCTCCAAAGTGATATAATACAATGGGCAGAGAGTGACAGGGACAGATGGCAACTCTGAACTGCTGGCTTGTGCAGAGCTAAGTTGAAGGCTATGTTGATCTTAATCCTTGGAAAACAGCCTTTATAAGCTTGGATTACAACTCTGGCCTCTTTAGGAATTCATCTCGCAATACTCTTTAGTAGAGGGCTCGATACAGTGCACGGAGGAGCAATTAACACTAATTGGCTAAGGATGGtcagatggaaaaatctttcatttctGCTTCTGGATATGAAAATGAAGCCTGTTGAAGAAAGCTTGCCAATCCTGACTTTGGCAGGGTCTTAGGCTAGTTTTTACAATTGATTAAGCATACATATGCTGGCTATGGATCAAAATGGAAACCAAGGAAATAGTGGTTATTCCGCAGTAGAAGATACACATGGAAGCATTCACCACACCCCCAGCTCTCAGTTTTCTGAGTGCAATGTTCTCTAGTGGATAAAGCAATCAGGGTGTGTCTGCAGAAACTAAGACTTACCCAAGCGAGTATGTGGACCCACAGAGTCAGGAATGATCTGCAGCCTTGCGTGCTGCCTATCAGGAAGGCCGTGACCTTTACTTCTCTGGGATCAGGAAGGCCATGACCTAAACTTCCATGGGATCTTGGAAGCCATGACCTATATACTTCCTTGGGACCAGAAAGTCTGTGACCTATACTGTCCTGGGATTATGGAGGCCAGATCTACAACCATATTGTTGAGTTAGTGACAGGGACAAAGGAGAGCGAGAGGCAGAAGCTCACTGAGCCTTCTCCTTTGCTTGATAAGCACAGCATTACTGTAGTGaagtttgggtgttttgtttaaaaagtaaCAGTACCCCGAAGCTGGAGAGATTGGTTGACAGTTAAGAATATCAGCTGCTGTTTCAGAGGATCTAAGTTCATTCCTCAGGACTTACAAACTCctattccagggaatctgatgtccttttctggcctctgaagttgtcaagcatgcatgtggtacacaggcatacatgcaaccaAAATACCCATCCATAtataaacccaaacaaaacacGCTCAGCTTCATCAAAGAAATAACATCAACTTAGTTTCCTCATTGGACAAGATCAAGTATAAGAACTAGGGTCTAATAATTTGCAGATGAGAGGAGGTGGTTAGCAGAGAAAGTCTATGCTTTCAAACTGATCTTTATGGGCCATAAACCCACAAAGTATTCCTTAACCCCAGGCTTAAAACCACCAGCCCACTTAAGTCTATTTTCTGTCTTTAAGCTACAGGTGACTACAGCCATTGATCCAGTGTGCAGCCTTTGCTGAGTGTGGGGGTTGAAGCATCTCACAGGACTGCAGAGGCTGCAAGGCTGGAAACTTTGAGCACAGCTCTGGGGTTCATATAACATGCCCTGCAGAGCTTTGTGAACACAGTGGACCCAAGGGTGCTGTGGAAATTCACAGTGCTGTGTAAATGGGTACATGGGTAAATGGCAAACACTATTCTCAGGCCAGGACTACCAACACTTGAGAGCTCTGTACGAAGACTGCCGGAGCACAGCCATCGTCAATGGTGGTTAATCACCCTGCTAGTGTGATCCGAGAATTCAGAACTTTATGTAAGAATCCAGGGAATTCGGTTGTGAAAGGCAGATAACTGTACAGTGATACTTTCCAGATGATTTTTTTAGATTAATACAATTTTCTCACAGTGAAAATTACCTCACCTTCCCCACCCCTGGCTGTCCATGTTTCGTCTTCGTCGAAGTGAGTGTCACCACCTAGGCCGAGACCAGGAGGAAAGGCGTGGCCGAGGACTCCCAGAGGACCATCAAAGTGACGAGGACACCAGCCGTGGACTGAAAGACAGTTGATGGGGAGAGAGGTCAGCTCCCTGTGACCTTAGAAGAagtcaccaccaccccccccattGCAGACCTTACCTCTTGTCCTGAATGCTATCATTATGTCAGCAACCCCCTTAGATATCCTGGTGAACATCAGTGGAGTGACCTTGCTCCAAACTTGTAGCGCTTTCTGAATAGCCTCATCCACATCAGCTGGTGTCATATCAGGGGTGTAGTTCATTATTCTGAAAAAACACGCAACATTATAGGAACTTTGGCTGTGGTAGTTTGCTAGCCACAGCTGTAGTGGCTTGTCGCATTGTGCTGTTCTCCAGCTTTATTTAAATGAGACAGTTTTACATAATCCAATTCAGAGTGTTCTTTCTCATGCCGCCATAACACACTTTGGCCAAATGCAACTtacaggaggaaagggtttgtttggtttacacttccaggCCACAGTTCATTACCGAGGGGCTTGGGCAGGAACCCAAAGCAAGATGGAAGGACCCTGCTCATTGGCTCACTCTCAGGTGTATGCCTCGCTAGCTCACCTGTGTGTGCGCCCctgagtgtttgcatgtgtgttacatgtgtgtaGGGTCCTGCAGAAGTCAAGAGAGGGCATGCAATTCCGTTAAATTGGAGTGCCACATGGTTGCGAGTTgtcatgtgagtactgggaatcaaacttgatTTGGAAGAGTGTACAAGTTTTTAACTTATGAGTCAATTCCTTAGCtaactttcttttttgctttttttattaaatCTCTTGTAATCTCCTTATCCTTAAATGGTTAAGTATACATCATTATACTGGGATCCACCTAAGATCTGACATTTGATagctctaacacacacacacacacacacacacacacacacacacacatgcacacaccacctcTAGCACCCCTCTACACATGGGTGCTTGCTCGGATGCACGAGCGCACacgttcctccccccccccacacacactcttccCGTCTTTCTGCACACCTCATCATGCTCCAGGGCATTGTAGCGATGGCAGTGCTTCCTGTTCTGAGCCCACGTGGCAGAAGAGAGCATAGAGAATACCCCTTCAATTTAGTTTCTCTGTGGTTGTAATACTGCCCACAGCATAGGTCTAAAGTGGGGATGAAAAACAGAACCCACAAAGTCCACGCACTTCGGGAGTGTCAGACGGACAAGCCATCAGTGTGGTTGCTTCTTGGAGATTAATTATTTGGGCTAGTTCTTGTAAGTTGGTAGAAACATTACCTGTATGTAAGGTTGTATTTTCTCCACCCAGGGAGTGTGTAGCCATATTGCGCCACGTCAGGCACACCACACCTGGGCGCTTTCATGATCTCAAGCGTGTCTGAATCCAGTTTTCCGGTCACTGTCAATCCAAAAAATGCCTGCATTTCCCGAAGTTTTCCGTCGAAGAGACTCCTGTTCTTGCTTTGGACAAGATGGTTTCCTTCTATTTCAAGAGAGTAGAACTGGTTGAGATATGCCTGTCAGGAAAGACAAAAAGGACACAGGCTACAGGAGAGCAAATATCCTCAAATGGAACAGAATGGCCTGAAGTCTCCTTTGGCAGCAGGAAGGATAGGAGGAAGTAAATTGTTGACAGGGGACAAGAAAGGCGAgatgcagaggaaggaaggagcccCCTCTCTGTTCTTTGATGCCAGCGATCAGTTGGTTTATGAGTGACTAGAATTAGCCAAACCACGAATCCATACAACCACACAGCCATACAACCACACAGCCATACAACCACACACCTATACAGCCACACACCTATACAGCCACACACCTAAACAACCACACAGCCATACAACCACGCAGCCATACAACCACACACCCGAACAACCACACACTCAAACAACCACACACCCATACAACCACATACCCATACAACCACACAGCCATACAACACACAGCCATACAACCATACAGCCATGCAACCACATTAACCACATACCCATATAATCACACATCCAAACAACCACACACCCATACAACAACCAAGGGCAGCCACTCGGCTTGGTAGGTGCAGACACGGTCTACACATTCTTACTGTTGCTTTCATCTTGGTATGCTCTTGAGATTCTAGGAGACATCAGAGATGATAATCTATTTTGCAAACTTATGCTATTTAACCTTATTCTTAGACACATGGAAAGGATctcatttttctgagaaactaaaAAACCTCTGGGACTCTGCAGGAATGTGCTGTCCTGGAAAGTCCCGAGAGAAGCTATAAAAGGCACGTTTTATTGCTTGTTGCTTTTAGCATGCACTGAGATCCTACCTGGGCCAGCTGATTGTTCTCCTCATTTTTGTCGTTTCTGTCTGGAGGGAACGCAGAGGAAAGTGTTATAAAATTAACCATCAGAAGCAGAAGGCCCTTCATTCCTGTCTCTTCAGTTAAAGCTTGTTCCTGTTTGCATGACCCTTAGAGAGCTGACGGTGAGACGTGGCATTGAGTAATCACTTAATTAATAACAGCCAAGCACACTTGGCATGAAGTGTCCATGACATTTTCCCCCTTAGATAAACTTGAATTTTGCAAGCAGAGTTGGTGATTGTTTCTCTAGCATATTGCTCACTTTTGAGCGCTCAGAATAGCAAGGCCCCAAGTTAGTTTTCGTGTCTCAAAACTGGTAGTTTTCAACATATAAGTTGTTATAggttttgaaataattttctttggCAGGAAATACTAGCATATCTTGGTAGTGTGATAGGAAGAGACAATGGAGTGGGGTATTAGATTAAGTTAAGTACtgtgctaccatacctggcttctaTATGAGttctgcccactgagccacctctcagccTCTGTATCTTTTATTGTTATGAGTACTGGCTAGTTAAATCTAAGTAATTGtttgctattattatttattatagtattgtatttgaatgttttttaTAATGTCTTTTATATGGTGATGATGTTAAACAttcttttttcaaattatttgtttgttttttatatcctAACCAGTTTCCCGtccctccactcctccagtcCCTCTCCCaactctcttctcccctccataTGTTAAACATTCTTATATCGCTGCTTTTTTTCTACCAGaattgtctctgtttctcagaCTTCCTTGTTTGGTCTCTGTTTATCACATTGGCAACTTTCAAATGTTTGGTGAGTGTGTTCTGCAATCTGCC encodes:
- the Mmp27 gene encoding matrix metalloproteinase-27, which encodes MKGLLLLMVNFITLSSAFPPDRNDKNEENNQLAQAYLNQFYSLEIEGNHLVQSKNRSLFDGKLREMQAFFGLTVTGKLDSDTLEIMKAPRCGVPDVAQYGYTLPGWRKYNLTYRIMNYTPDMTPADVDEAIQKALQVWSKVTPLMFTRISKGVADIMIAFRTRVHGWCPRHFDGPLGVLGHAFPPGLGLGGDTHFDEDETWTARGGEGFNLFLVAAHEFGHSLGLSHSNDQTALMFPNYVSLDPSKYPLSQDDIDGIQSIYGSPPKVPTKPNGNPEPHACDPNLTFDAITTFRREVMFFKGRHLWRMYSDIAGAEFEFIDSFWPSLPAGPQAAYESPRDEVLVFKDENFWVIRGYSVLPNYPKSIHTLGFPRRVKKIDAAVCDQDTRKTFFFVGIWCWRYDEMAQAMDRGFPQRIMKRFPGIPLRVDAVFQHNGFFYFFRGPRQFEYDMKAKNVTQVMKTNSWFLCNEPLHSSFNVSVKGEAHSISTMTLHHKSVSLLAFSVIRVLSNTCN